The window CTGTACCCAAAACCCACCAAAGAGCCCCTCTGTATCCAGATCTCCCCCTGAGCTGCCGGCACTCAGATTGCCCCATACGGAACTGcacaccccacacctggatccccccacacttggATCGTGCCAGGCTAGCCCTGCCTGCCCCATACCTGgatcagggggcagggctgggcatgtGTGTGAGATCTGTCCTCTCACTTGCAATCCTGGTGTGCCTGGCGtggaggggcagagccctggaGTGTTTCTAGGCCAGCTCAGGCTCTTGTGCTCTGACAGGGCTGGGTGCAGCCTCATTGGCAAGTCCATGTCCcatctccatgcagccagtggcctgtgctccccactgtcatattggagcctccacatttctTTATTgacaaaatgtgcagaattttaaaatactatgcacagaatttttattgcttttgatgcagaattttcaattttttggcacagaattccctcggGAGTAAACTCCCACTGGATGAGCACGGGCATCGAAACAAACTCACCGTTTGATTTGCTAAGAGGAATTCCATCCACACCTTTTGCTCTGCTCTCAGTCTCATGGCATCATGGAGGAGCGCAGGCCATCATTCAGTGGTTTGGGACTTACCTCCCATAAGCCGCTATTCTGACAGGGATTCCATGTAGACAGACACTGGGGGGCTCCATTCTCTCCAACAAGGCTCCATGCAAGTCGACCTCAGGGCCTACCCAGAACTCCACCGACAtcacttgcaggactggggctaaAGAGACCACCCCAATGCCTGTGTGTTATCGTGGCACTTGCAAGCAACGGAGGGACCTGGAGTCCTGTGGGGATAAAAGGGGTGGTGGTGCTGGTGGAGAGCTTTCCTCCGGGGCTTGAGAATTCACTGCCCATTGAGCTATGGGATACTCAGACGTGAGGCtcccacagcctctcccctaaACGCTGTTGCCCTGTGGATAACTAACAAAAGAGTcatttggggaagggggaaacGCAAGTTGGAATGGCTGTATAGCCCAGGGGTTACAGCTCTCATCCAGGCAGTGGAagacccagggtccagtcccCCCTCTCCAATGACTCTTTAATTATTGGTCCACAGTGGAGCAGCtacaacaggagagactgaggggccCCAGGAGAGAATACCCCGTAGCCCAGCGCTCAGACGTCTCACCCGAGCGGTGGAGATCCCagctcaaatcccttctcctcctcaggtGGAGAGAGGCTTGAACTGGgggggggtctcccacatcccagctgagtacccgaaccactgagctaaaagtcATAAGGGAGCTCCACCTTTGACCCCTCCCCCAATGTTAGGGCTTCCATATTTGAATtttcaaaaaagaggacactccaTGGGAGGGGGGTagtcccaccccctatccactccctcccacttcctgccccctgactgccccctacaGAATCCCTAACTCATCCagaccctgctccttgtcccctgattgccccctccaggacccctgcccctaactgctccccgggactccaccccctatctaagcctcccttctccttgtccttgACTGCCTCCTCCTGAGATCCCCCCCAAATACCCCCCTAGGactctaccccctacctgtcccctgactgccctgaccccctctccacacccctgccccctgacaaccCCCctagaatccccgacccatctaaacccccctgctccctgtctcctgactgccccgacccctctccacatccccgccccctgacagcccccccagaacacccaacccatccaacaccccctactccctgtcccctgactgccccgacccctctccacacccctgccccctgacaaccTCCCTACAGAACACCCGACCCATCTAAACCCCCTGCTTCCTGtgccctgactgctccaacccctctccacacccccgccccctgacaacCCCCCCAGAACACCCGACCCATCTAAACCCCCTGCTTCCTGtgccctgactgctccgacccctctccacacccccgccccctgacaacCCCCTCAGAACACCcgacccatccaacaccccctgctccctgtcccctgactgccccaacccctctccacacccttgCCCCCTGACAactcccccagaactcccgacccatccaacaccccctgctccctgtcccctgactgcctcaacccctctccacaccctcgccccctgacagcccccccagaactcccgacccatccaacaccccctgctccctgtcccctgactgccccaacccctctccacacccccgccccctgacaacCCCCTCAGAACACCcgacccatccaacaccccctgctccctgtcccctgactgccccaacccctctccacacccttgCCCCCTGACAactcccccagaactcccaacccatccaacaccccctgctccctgtcccctgactgccccaacccctctccacaccctcgccccctgacagcccccccagaacacccgacccatccaacaccccctgctccctgtgccctgactgctccgacccctctccacaccctcgCCCTCTGACAACCCCCCCAGAACACCcgacccatccaacaccccctgctccctgtcccctgactgccccaacccctctccacaccctcgccccctgacagcccccccagaacacccgacccatccaacaccccctgctccctgtgccctgactgctccgacccctctccacaccctcgCCCTCTGACAACCCCCCCAGAACACCcgacccatccaacaccccctgctccctgtcccctgactgccccaacccctctccacaccctcgccccctgacagcccccccagaacacccgacccatccaacaccccctgctccctgtgccctgactgctccgacccctctccacaccctcgccctctgacagcccccccagaacacccgacccatccaacaccccctgctccctgtgccctgactgctccctgggcccccctgccccttctccagcccccccagccccctttccATGCCGCTCAgaccagtgtgtctggctccatgcggagcgcacagccccccccccaagtgcTGCCGGCATGGTGTGCTGAGGCTGccgggcaggggaggagaaggggagcaggggaggggctctggctaCTGGAGGCCCCGATGCGAGCAGCTCAATCCGGCCCGGCTGCTCTGTCAGCCGCGCGGCGCTCTGCACTGGCCGGGAAATCCCAGACCTTTTTAGATTTTTACAGAGTCCTTCCAGACGGCTATTTAAACCCCCCAAATCCGGACATGTCCGGGATAATccagacatatggtaaccctacccAACGGCTTGCCAAAGCGGCAGAGGCGCCAAACTCCAAAGAGGGCTCCTGGCTATGACTCCCTAGCCGAGATAGATCTGCAGCCCAGAGACTGGTCAGCGTCTCCTGTTGGCTGGCTTAGGGGGCTTCCTGCCTAGCGTGCTGccttctaaggcagtggttctcaaagccggtccgctgcttgctcaggggaagcccctggcaggccaggccggtttgtttacctgctgcacccgcaggttcggccgattgcggctcccactggccgcggttcgccgctccaggccaatgggggctgcgggaagcggtgagggccgagggatgtgctggccactgcttcccgccggtccccattggcctggagcagcgaaccgcggccagtgggagctgcgatcggccggacctgtggatgcggcaggtaaacaaaccggcccagcctgccaggggctttccctgaacaagcggcagaccggctttgagaaccactgttctaaggcccctctctccccccaagcATTGCATGCAGAGCctggtgcctaactcaggctgtGCGGATTCCACGGTTTTTCCaaggcccctgctccacctcttcctcttcctcccaacccccacccccattcagcCTCTTCTCCCGAGAACccatccctgctctacctcttccCTTGAGTCCGCACTGtcttctcctcttccccacccctcttttcacctcttcccccaagcccaTGCTCCcattgctcactcctctccctcctctccctgtcGCTCGCTGGATTGTctcaaggagcctgcctgcaggtagaaggcagccctggctgagcagTCCCccaaaaccaggcacctggcaaccATAAATGGCACCCGGACACAGAAGCCAGAACCTGGACTGTCCAGGTATAACCCTAAGCCTTAgccttgctgtgcctcagttccccatctgtacaatggggctaaTAACACTGCCCCACCTCCCAGGGGTGAGTgggaggataaacacattaaggAGTGTGAGGCGCTCAGACACTATGATAATGGGAGCCCTAGGAGTACCTCAGACAGACACACTGATAGCTAGAAAAAACAATGAGGctggttggggggggaggggcgttgCAGGACTACTACAATggaaataacagtaataatgacaGCAGCTTGTTGGAGAATTTTAGGTGAAGTAACTCCTTGTTATCATGATTGAAGACTGGGTTTTAAATCCTATCCTGCCACACCAGCAGCTATACAGCTGTTTTAGGGCTTTCTCTGTAGCACCCCTACCAAGCCACATGCTGTTAACAATAGGTTGGAAAATGAGCTCTGTCCTTTTAAGACACaccctcccctctgcccagctGTGATTGTTTGCAGAGGGGGCTATAAGTGAGCTGGGCGTGGGCTAGGCTGATTGCAAGCTGTTTTGTGTGGAGCTGGGAGAGTTAGGTTACCAGCATGGTGAGTTTGGGACATGGGGGTTTGCAAGTGTTGGATGATAAACTCTGCTGGACTGGAAGTGAATGAATCTAAATGGAGCTTTTCCTTTGGTTATTCTTATTGGTGAAACCTGGGGTGGGTTTTCTGGTAACCTACAGCTGTTGTTAGAGCCCCCCGGTCCCGTCCccgcccccctcaaaaaaaaaagaaaaccacaacCTTAGCTCCCATTCCAATTGCTAAATAAAGCTTAGCACTTATATCAGGAGTGCCATGCTGACAGTCTAAGTATTGTGATCTCCTGGGCCCAGGGCTCTTTGGCTCTGTGTTTGCAAAACAACTAGTGCAAGGGGGATGTTGGCTTGTGAGAAGAATCCTAGATActcctgcaatacaaataacagGGGGGCAGATTTTTCTAAAGGGCTCAGTTCAGACCTCTTGGAAACTCAGCTGCTTAACTTAATGCCTGAATGGGACTGAGATATCTAGGAAGATCTGACCTATGGCAGACTAAGGGGGTGGTACTTCTGTTATGGAGAGGGATTGATTCTGTTCTAATTGAAGTCCACAGTAAAAATTCCTACTCCAATGAGTGGGTCTCTGCTAGTGTTTCCTTAAACTGGGATAGCTATGGACTGACTCTCAACCAGCTTAGCTTAACACTTGTAAACTGGATTGTTTGCTATGTGAGGTAGGGTGTGTCTACAGGAGACTAGGCTCTACTCACTCACTCGCTGGCCTGTTACCTGAGCTGGGTCTACTTCAGGATTCCAGAGGGCTGCAGATATTAATTAACCAGCCCCACTCTGAGGGGGGTGAATGTTCCCACCTTACAGAGGGGCACAGGGGTATGACAGTGAATCTAGCATTAGCTCAGGCAGATTCTTAGTGGTAAAGCTGGAATAAAATGAGGTAGCTAGAGGCAGTGtggcggttctcaaactgtgagtcaggacccTGTTTTAATAGGGTCACCAGGGCTGTCACTAAAGTTGCTGTGgcccagagctgaagccaaagtcccagtcccactgcccagggctgagacCCTCAAGCTTCGGCACTCCCCAGGATGGGCATGAGaggaggggaggctctggctTCGGTCCCCTGTCCTGGGGTCTTGTAGTAGTTTTTGTTGTCAAAGAGGGTTGTGGGGCAATGAAGTTTGAGGAAACTGTGGCATGATGGATAGAGCACTGTGTGGGACTCtggcctggattctattcctggctctgctgtgggCCTGGTGGCTGACTTTAAGCAATCCCCTTattctctgtgaaatggggataatgaagcATCCTCAGGCCCTGCTTTAGGAATGATTtaggggaagttttatggcctgcaCTAgctaggaggtcagactagaggatcactgatgtcctttctggccttagaatccagTTCCTGATTCTTAATCTTGTGTTCAATCTATCTCTATTATCAGAAACTCAGCAGTTAGAAATACCATCAATATGCCTGGGGTTTActagcccagcccctgctctgatcagCTCACATCTTACATTAGAGCTGTGATCATGCTTCTCACTCTGTTAGGGAGCTGATAGATCTGCTAGTCTATTTGGAGtgacaagtagggtgaccagacagcaaatgtgaaaaattgggagggggggggggtaataggagcctatttaagagagactcaaaaattgggacatctggtcaccctagtgacaaGCCCCAAATTTATTGATGCTGCTTCTCCTGTCTTTCCAGTCCTAGTCCTGTGTACATTTCGCTATTGAATCTAAACTGTCCACAAGCCTATGGAGCCAATTGTCTCATCTGAATTTTTCCCTAAATTGGAAAAGGAATAAAAGCTGAATTTTAAGCAAGAAAATAGCTTGATCCTCATCCCCCTGGGGAGAGAAGCTGGCTGATCTAGCTTAAACATTAAGGCGTCCAAGTCTGGATTGATGGTAGGATCCTGCGAAGAGGCACTGCTTGTTTTCCCTCACTTCAGGATGACCTTACCACTGAGCAGACTGAAGTGATGGGCTACACAACAAAGCCTTATGGTGGTGTAGCTGCTTTAAACTCTCTAGCATAGCTGCTCTAAGCTGACAGAAGAGAGCTCCCCTGTCAAATTAATCTACCCCCTCCACCCAATGAGGGGCAGTAGATATGCGGGTGaaagatgctctcctgctgacatagggtgaccagatgtcctgtttttaaaggaacagtcccatttttggcataggcgctgactccgtgggtgctctggggctggagcacacatggggggggggggggaattggtgggtgctgagcacccaccggcagctccatgCCCAGCTCGCCGCCTCTCTGAGCATGCCATGTGCCTGcttttccctccttgcttccagTGCTCGagctgcgaaacagctgttttgcgtggctgggaggggaggaggaggaatgcggtGCACTTAGGGAAgagatggggctggggcagagatttggggaaggggtccaatagaggcagggagggggcaaagttgaggtggggactttggggaaggggttggaatgggggcagagcagggaaagggtggagtcacggttgagggtgggggtgagcacCCatcggtgcgggggggggggagttggcgcctatgactGTTGGGGACttttcttgtataggcacctattaccctccccaccccaatccccatcctgtttttcacagttgctatctggtaaccctacaatgacatagtgctgtccactcTGGTGCTTAGGTTGATGTAATCTGTTATCggaggtggcttattcacaccctggAGCAGCATGAGTTATACCAACGTAGCCTCAGTCCCTCGTAGCCAGCACAGCTATGGGAAAGCTTCAGTCCCATCGATGGTTCACTAAGGTTGCAGTTTTCATTGCCTGAACTCTAATTCATAGTTAAAGCTCTCACACCAAGTCTGCTCCCTCGTGTTCATGCCCTGCAATAGGGCTCTATATACAGTAGGTACAGAAGGAAGAACTGGATTGTTACTGGTTCTCATTATGCCTTCACAAGTTGGAAGAGGAATCTCAATACACACAAGGAGCAGGACTAAGGTGATGCTTTTAGTTTCGTATCAGAGCAGCCAAACTCTCTGATAACATTGCTCTGTGTGCTTCTGTCCAGTGTCTGGTGTGTCTCATACTGCAGTAACGTGATGTGTATTTAAAGCATTTCACAATGtcaactataacagggtttaaaagagaactggataaattcatggaggttaagtccattcatggctattagacaggatgagtaaggaatggtgtctgtaGCCCGTTTGTcagggtggaaatggatggcaggagagagatcacttgatcattgcctgttaagttcactccctctggggcacctggcattggccactgtcagtagacaggatacgtggctagatggatctttggtctgacccagtatggccgttcttaacaAATTAAAGCTGACCAAGACTCGGGATGGTCTGTCTTCGTCTGGTAGAACAATCCTGAAAATGGACTGGTCTTGGGAACGTCACACCAGTCACATCTTCAGTACTGGAATTCCCCTTGCTCTTCACTCCATAATGCCAGGAGTTTTCCACTCGAGCAGTTCTGAGTGCACTGAACCATACACATCGCTCACTAGAAATAAGCAAACTGCCTGAAATCTCCAATGGCACGTGGGCCAGAAGGTGAACAATAGTTAGACATGGCTCCAAGTAGCCATGGTAGCCTGGCAGGTAGCTCTGTCCAGTAACCAAGCTACAACCCTGCTTGTCTATTGATTGGGTGATCCTGGTTTAATGTTGCCTTAACAGGGCTGTGCACATAGGACAAGGCTGTAGTTGAACAGCTGGAAATCGAGCCCATTGGTCTATTCACATTCCCAGAAGTGGTGGATgaacctccccacacccagctgctCTTGAGCAACACTGTAGCTCTGAGCAGGGATGGAAGTGGAGTGACGGGCTCCCTGTTTCTGGGCATGAAACACTGACTGAACCACACAGTTAACACCACCATTTCATGGATGCAACTTCTTTGTGTGCCTCTTCCCCATGCAGCGGGAGTGTATTTCTGTCCATATTGGCCAGGCTGGCGTGCAGATGGGCAATGCCTGCTGGGAGCTGTACTGTCTGGAGCATGGGATCCAGCCAGATGGAATCATCTGTTTGGAGAAGTCCTTGGGGCAAGCTGATTCTTCCTTTGGGACCTTCTTCAGTGAGACTGGGTCTGGGAAGCATGTGCCCAGAGCGCTGTTCATAGACCTGGAACCCACCGTCATTGGTAAGACACTGGAATCTGCATAGGCCAGACCCCTTAGAGTTTCTATCACTGACCTGCTAGGAAGAGGGGGAAAACACAACCTTCCTCTCCACTTCTCAGTAACTTCTGCAGTAAGAGCTCTGTGTCACAtaacagtggcatagccaggttttcagtatagggggagcaaacataaaaaaggctccctcccttggctcctcctctggccatgcccccttggctcctcccaTTTTCCCCCTAGATTAACTCTGAGACTGGCTCAGGACTCCTGCGGGCTTCCCAGGGGTGTGGATACCACCTCCCATCCCCCCGCAGTCCCAGGAGAGTGTCTCCATCCCAGCACGCTCTACAGGTATCCCCCGTGGggctgtgctgcccagccccacccacagggtcctgtcctccctgccccagacagTCAGGACCCCCCCAGTGCAAGGCACCGGACCTTCCCTCTGCTCACTTTCTGTCCTGCACCACTGCCTGTCCCTGGCCCGCTCTTGGTGCACTCCATGCGAGGCTCACCAGCCAGGCAGCCTTAAAGGCGCAGGGGCCTTTTTGCCTCCCCCCGCCTGCTGCATTagcaaggggcgggggagggcgggGAGCACTTGGCTGCTGGGTCAAGGAGCTGTCCCCCTCGCTCCTCTGGCTGCATCTGccgctccccccccagctcctctggtgGTGCCGTTTCCGCACCTGCCACCCTGAGGGGAAGCAGCAGCTTCTGCTGAACCCCGCTAGCTACGCTACTGGCAGAGAACCCGTCGTTTGGTGGCAATCCTGTCtgagcccagatccacaaaagctgTTTAGTCTCTTAACTTCTGTTGGCTTCCACAGAAGTTAGGAGCCCAAATaccttgtggatctgggccatagtGCCCAGATTGCTGTTGACTGTGTGGGCACTACAGAGACCCTGGAACATGCTCTACAATAAAACTATGACCAAATCACAGCTCTGAAGCTGAGGCCCTGAAGGTATTCATGACCCCTCCTCCCTTACAGACGAGATCCGAACTGGGACCTACCGCTCCCTGTTCCATCCTGAGCAGCTGATCAGTGGCAAGGAGGACGCTGCCAACAACTATGCCCGTGGCCACTACACCATTGGGAAGGAAATCATAGATCCCGTGGTTGACAGGACTCGTAAAATGGTAAGTGGGCAAACTTCTTAAGGGAAGTACCAAAAAGGAGTCGAAGGGATTGCAACCCATCTAAACTAGCCCGGAATCCCTCTGGTGAGGGATGAGGGACTTAACAGGACTGTGGGGGAGTTGGTAGAACTTCAGTCCAGGGATTTCCTTCCTGCCATGCTCCTCATTGTCTCTTTGCTGGCTGAGGTGAGCTAAATATAGCACCCATAGAGCCCATCACTCCTGCTATAAGGAGGTGAAGCCTTGACTTGCTCTTCCCATAGTTAGCCTGGAAACAGAGCTCCTTGTCGGGGCTTCTCAAATGCTACTCTAGCACTGGGACTCTTACTGAAAGACAGCTGCTCGTTCAGTAGCAGATTCAGTGCTGTCAGGCACCGGCCTCTCACTGGCTAGATATCTAGCTTGAAAGCCTACCTCTGGCTGAAAGTCAAGAGGAATAATTGTATCTCACTCCCATGAGATCGTTATGTTGGGGTTTTGTAGCTGGAACTGTCAGTGGAAGAGCAGCCCAAGAATAGACCAGCCACAATGTCAACCTGTAATGGCATCTGCCCACCCAGCTGTTGTATGTAATCTAGGACCAAGCCTTTAATTCAGTGAATGCTGACAAGGCTCATTCCTGGGATGGGAGGAAATCCTAAGCTGACTCATGAGCCAGCATCTTGCTTGGTACAGGCATTGTGTTCTACCTTGGCTGGCTGACTTACTCAATATAATCTTCCACCAATATTATCTGGTTGCTGTTCTGGGATTTCTTATCTTGATGTCCAGCAATCTTCAGTTCCCCAACAGGTTGTCATTACAAACTACTTCTGATTTTGTATTTATACATCATAATTACACACCTTCAATATCCCATCATGGGCACATGTTAAGTAGCTGATAGCTGGGTGATGTTGGAAGGGAAGAGGCGAACCAGTATGAGTTGCATGACCAACACTAGTTCAATGTCCTCTAACTTTGTGCAGGCTGACCAGTGCAGTGGCCTTCAAGGGTTCCTGGTCTTCCACAGCTTCGGAGGAGGCACAGGCTCTGGATTCACGTCGCTCTTGATGGAGCGTCTCTCGGTGGAGTTTGGGAAGAAGTCCAAGCTGGAGTTCTCGGTGTACCCTGCCCCACAGGTCTCCACTGCAGTGGTGGAACCCTACAATTCCATCCTGACCACCCACACCACGCTGGAGCACTCGGACTGTTCTTTCATGGTGGACAATGAGGCCATTTATGACATCTGCAACCGGAACCTCAATATCGAGCGCCCCTCCTACACCAACCTGAACAGGCTGATAGCCCAGATAGTGTCGTCCATCACTGCTTCCCTGAGGTTCGATGGTGCCTTGAATGTGGATCTCACTGAATTCCAAACTAATTTGGTGCCCTATCCCCGCATACATTTTCCCCTCACTACCTATGCACCCATAGTCTCGGCAGAGAGAGCCTACCACGAGCAGCTCTCAGTGCCTGAAATCACCAACGCTTGCTTTGAGTTCTCCAACCAGATGGTGAAATGTGACCCTCGCCGAGGCAAATACATGGCTTGCTGCCTGCTGTACCGGGGGGATGTGGTGCCCAAGGATGTGAATGCAGCTATAGCAGGCATCAAAACCAGGAGGTCCATCCAGTTTGTGGACTGGTGCCCAACTGGGTTCAAGGTGGGCATCAATTACCAGCCTCCCACCGTGGTGCCAGGGGGAGACCTGGCTAAAGTGCAGCGGGCCGTCTGCATGCTGAGCAACACCACGGCTATTGCAGAAGCCTGGGCCCGTCTGGATCACAAGTTTGACCTGATGTACGCGAAACGGGCCTTTGTGCATTg of the Gopherus flavomarginatus isolate rGopFla2 chromosome 1, rGopFla2.mat.asm, whole genome shotgun sequence genome contains:
- the LOC127043138 gene encoding tubulin alpha-3 chain isoform X2; amino-acid sequence: MRECLSIHIGQAGVQMGNACWELYCLEHGIQPDGTIPGNKVAKPIEPETEQVDSSFETFFCETASGKHVPRAVFIDLEPTVIDEIRIGNYRALFHPEQLISGKEDAANNYARGHYTIGKEIIDTVLGRVRKMADQCSGLQGFLVFHSFGGGTGSGFTSLLMERLSVEFGKKSKLEFSVYPAPQVSTAVVEPYNSILTTHTTLEHSDCSFMVDNEAIYDICNRNLNIERPSYTNLNRLIAQIVSSITASLRFDGALNVDLTEFQTNLVPYPRIHFPLTTYAPIVSAERAYHEQLSVPEITNACFEFSNQMVKCDPRRGKYMACCLLYRGDVVPKDVNAAIAGIKTRRSIQFVDWCPTGFKVGINYQPPTVVPGGDLAKVQRAVCMLSNTTAIAEAWARLDHKFDLMYAKRAFVHWYVGEGMEEGEFSEAREDMAALEKDYEEVGRDSADGDEAEEGDDY